A single region of the Xenopus laevis strain J_2021 chromosome 4L, Xenopus_laevis_v10.1, whole genome shotgun sequence genome encodes:
- the LOC121402829 gene encoding uncharacterized protein LOC121402829 — translation MFALVPDFLNQTRAVASSLFPCLLPDCYYSDFMIYGLIKYMADIVGIQIGMVIITRWFKMYPFADRLVSGLGLLASGSFICIFFFSVEISFTLAYGFIFVGGVLLNINQAVATDMILSVVMPNSRGTAIALQSFIAQLGGGVFAPFIIEKISEVIQMWQPETSPMHCLQHALIILPVLAVIGGCFFLCTIFYEEDRKVVEQARTPSPPPELNLQDILVYDSEDPGYAVQPSLELAPESPDPAAELPAQPPDLDTCRFCCFPFLGLAPKLSDPSPEIPAQPPDPSLGLAPEPPDPAPELPAQLPDPSVGLAPEPPDPATELPAEPPDPDTCRSCCFRFPFPRTGS, via the exons ATGTTTGCCCTTGTTCCTGATTTCCTGAACCAAACCAGGGCCGTGGCAAGCAGTTTGTTTCCCTGTCTGTTGCCAGATTGTTACTACAGCGACTT CATGATCTATGGTTTGATTAAATACATGGCTGACATAGTGGGGATACAAATAGGAATGGTGATCATCACTCGGTGGTTCAAGATGTATCCATTCGCTGATCGACTGGTATCCGGTTTAGGACTTTTGGCCTCTGGATCTTTCATATGCATCTTCTTTTTCAGTGTAGAAATCAGCTTTACCCTTGCCTAT GGGTTCATCTTTGTAGGTGGCGTTCTACTGAATATAAACCAGGCTGTAGCTACTGACATGATACTG TCGGTAGTAATGCCAAATTCCCGTGGCACAGCAATAGCCTTGCAGTCTTTTATAGCACAGTTAGGAGGAGGGGTATTTGCCCCATTTATCATTGAGAAG ATTTCTGAGGTGATCCAGATGTGGCAACCAGAAACCAGCCCAATGCACTGCTTGCAACATGCCTTGATAATATTGCCAGTTCTGGCAGTGATTGGAGGATGCTTCTTCCTCTGTACAATCTTTTATGAAGAGGATCGGAAAGTAGTTGAACAGGCCCGCACCCCAAGCCCACCACCTGAATT GAACCTACAGGACATACTGGTGTATGACTCTGAAGATCCTGGATATGCTGTTCAGCCTTCTCTAGAATTGGCTCCTGAGTCTCCAGATCCTGCTGCAGAACTACCTGCTCAGCCCCCAGATCTTGATACATGCAGGTTCTGCTGCTTTCCCTTTCTAGGACTGGCTCCTAAGCTTTCAGATCCTTCTCCAGAGATACCTGCTCAGCCTCCAGATCCTTCTCTAGGACTGGCTCCCGAGCCTCCAGATCCTGCTCCAGAACTACCTGCTCAGCTTCCAGATCCTTCTGTAGGACTGGCTCCCGAGCCTCCAGATCCTGCTACAGAACTACCTGCTGAGCCTCCAGATCCTGATACATGCAGGTCCTGCTGCTTTCGCTTTCCCTTTCCTAGGACTGGCTCCTGA